A genomic stretch from Chloroflexota bacterium includes:
- the rpsF gene encoding 30S ribosomal protein S6 — protein MAYELMYVIRPTVDEQTLASVNEKVDKFITGNGGEIIRRDDWGKRRLAFPISKFNEGFYAVLQFNFPAPSVRDLERALQLTEEVLRYLVVRVETA, from the coding sequence TTGGCTTACGAATTAATGTACGTCATCCGCCCCACGGTGGACGAACAAACGCTTGCGTCGGTGAATGAAAAGGTTGACAAATTCATCACCGGCAACGGCGGCGAAATTATTCGCCGCGATGATTGGGGCAAGCGCCGTTTGGCATTCCCCATCTCGAAATTCAACGAGGGCTTTTACGCCGTCCTGCAGTTTAATTTTCCGGCGCCCAGCGTGCGCGATTTGGAACGCGCGCTGCAATTGACCGAAGAAGTTTTGCGTTACCTCGTCGTGCGCGTCGAAACGGCGTAA
- a CDS encoding single-stranded DNA-binding protein — protein sequence MRGLNKVQIIGRLGRDPEMRYTPSGKPVTTFAVAVSRARGKTENEREEKTEWFNVVAWDRLAEICNQYLTKGSAVYVEGRLETRSWESEDGQKHFRTEIVANEVIILDRRGRGAEDELEPANDAPASSASPTSDSN from the coding sequence ATGCGCGGATTGAACAAAGTTCAAATCATCGGTCGGTTAGGACGCGATCCCGAAATGCGCTACACACCGAGCGGCAAACCGGTGACGACGTTTGCCGTCGCCGTTTCGCGCGCGCGCGGCAAAACGGAAAACGAACGCGAGGAAAAGACCGAGTGGTTCAACGTCGTCGCGTGGGACCGCCTCGCCGAAATCTGCAATCAGTATCTCACCAAAGGTTCGGCGGTGTACGTCGAAGGTCGGCTCGAAACGCGCAGTTGGGAGAGTGAAGACGGGCAAAAACATTTTCGCACCGAGATCGTCGCGAATGAAGTGATCATTCTCGACCGACGCGGACGCGGTGCCGAAGACGAACTCGAACCGGCGAACGACGCGCCGGCAAGTTCCGCGTCCCCCACATCTGATTCGAATTAG
- a CDS encoding 30S ribosomal protein S18 codes for MEHTPATSPAASAPEPREPREQREPREQRDSRGGARPGGGRRNPRFGVRPPRACPFCTQKIDYIDYKQVDFLRRFVTDRGKIKARRKVGTCAKHQRRLAIAIKRARHVALLPYVAEAIRGE; via the coding sequence ATGGAGCATACCCCAGCCACATCACCAGCCGCGTCCGCGCCGGAACCGCGCGAGCCACGCGAACAACGCGAGCCGCGCGAACAACGTGATTCACGCGGCGGCGCGCGCCCCGGCGGCGGCAGACGCAATCCGCGTTTCGGCGTGCGCCCGCCGCGCGCATGTCCGTTCTGTACGCAAAAAATTGATTACATTGATTACAAGCAAGTGGATTTTTTGCGCCGCTTTGTGACCGATCGCGGCAAGATCAAGGCGCGCCGCAAAGTCGGCACGTGCGCCAAACATCAACGCCGTCTCGCCATCGCGATCAAACGCGCGCGCCACGTCGCGCTCCTGCCCTACGTCGCCGAAGCGATTCGCGGCGAATAA
- a CDS encoding peptidylprolyl isomerase gives MPRESKRAPKETRKQLTHRTREEQKERILYYAMGGVVALILVVLGAWYYQENIGRLNTPIATVNGKAITVREFQQTVRLSSNSLLSQLSQITANLQQTSSDPTLSFMQQYLEQQYSEIASQLVSLGQSQLDQMVDAELVRQEATKRNIMMSADEIDEEVEREFGYLRATRTPTAGPSPTATLTRTPTRTPTITPTFTPSPQPTGTITPTTPTLTPTPEPTGTPLPTATPLSYQAFQDQKKKSMDALAKNAQMSEADYRRAVEVYLLRQKLQEALGKDIPTSEEQVEARHILVKTYDDAVKTLARLNQGEDFAKVAQDVSEDTGSKGEGGSLGWFPRGQMIKEFEDAAFALQPNQISQPITSTYGIHIIQVISKQANRPLDENILQVKQRAAFDNWLRDTRLIAKIEKNYKDEYVPAEVRKVISQLLQQRQTNP, from the coding sequence ATGCCTAGAGAATCAAAACGCGCGCCCAAAGAGACGCGCAAACAATTGACGCACCGCACCCGTGAAGAACAAAAGGAACGTATTTTGTACTATGCGATGGGCGGCGTTGTCGCGTTGATCCTAGTCGTGCTCGGCGCGTGGTACTATCAAGAGAACATCGGCAGACTCAATACGCCAATCGCCACGGTCAACGGCAAAGCGATCACGGTGCGCGAGTTTCAACAGACCGTGCGCCTTTCCAGTAACTCGCTGCTCAGTCAGTTGAGCCAGATCACCGCAAACCTTCAGCAAACCTCCTCCGACCCGACGCTCTCGTTTATGCAACAGTACCTGGAACAGCAGTACAGCGAGATCGCATCTCAGTTGGTCAGTCTGGGTCAGTCTCAGTTAGATCAAATGGTTGACGCCGAACTCGTACGCCAAGAAGCCACCAAGCGCAACATCATGATGAGCGCGGACGAAATTGACGAAGAGGTCGAACGCGAGTTTGGCTACCTGCGCGCGACGCGCACGCCCACCGCAGGTCCCTCACCGACGGCGACACTCACACGCACGCCGACACGCACGCCGACAATCACGCCCACGTTCACGCCATCGCCACAACCAACCGGCACGATCACGCCGACGACTCCCACATTGACGCCGACCCCGGAACCGACCGGCACGCCTCTGCCCACGGCGACGCCGTTATCGTACCAAGCGTTCCAGGATCAAAAGAAAAAATCCATGGACGCGCTTGCCAAAAACGCGCAGATGAGCGAAGCGGATTATCGGCGCGCTGTCGAGGTGTACCTGTTGCGGCAAAAGCTGCAAGAGGCGCTCGGTAAAGATATTCCGACCAGTGAAGAGCAAGTCGAAGCGCGCCACATCCTGGTCAAGACGTACGACGACGCGGTCAAAACACTTGCGCGCTTGAACCAGGGCGAAGATTTCGCCAAGGTCGCGCAAGACGTCTCGGAAGACACCGGGTCGAAAGGGGAGGGCGGCAGTTTGGGTTGGTTCCCGCGCGGACAAATGATCAAAGAATTCGAAGATGCCGCGTTCGCGTTGCAACCGAATCAAATCAGCCAGCCAATCACTTCGACGTATGGCATCCACATCATCCAGGTCATCAGCAAGCAAGCGAATCGTCCGCTCGATGAAAACATCTTGCAGGTCAAACAGCGCGCGGCGTTTGACAACTGGTTGCGCGACACGCGGCTCATCGCCAAGATCGAAAAGAATTATAAAGACGAGTATGTGCCGGCGGAAGTCCGCAAAGTAATCAGTCAACTGCTACAGCAACGGCAAACCAATCCTTAA
- a CDS encoding transglycosylase SLT domain-containing protein, whose protein sequence is MRKQILFVLVVSVLLTACGTSSSPQPTPPPDPTLEFVIVTPTPEPADAPTPVFSSDPFNDGLVARRNGDYARAIAAFNLVLASNPAGDLKAEAQYRLGEAYWLYNDDTRALTALTTYLQANPNGTRVPETRYLLADAYRAKKDYANALEQLRIYRGLTQTLIGDTDATIADVMVLAGDATSAVAQYDRALLDTTQSAGARINMLMRVADLHQGRGEPALAGARYDAALALASDARTRADLLRRAGDAYAAANKIDLALARWNDALKYPEQNAAYQSLVNLINRGAPVDDYTRGIVDYYAAAYDAAIAALQRELKDDSSRAGEVRYFLARSQVGKGAYSQAIAEYDAILKNLPKDKRVTDAYLGKAAAYAAIGKLDDAVAVYKKFAATLPDDALADDALWRAALLLERAKRYGDAALLFEQVHAKFPARERASEALFWAGMDHYRGKDFKTAMARWQTITKEYAKSSFYARALFWLGKAAQTRGQTADAKNYWTQAAATPDSYYAWRARDLLNPPKTNTFYDLARYAMNNDASRAEFEQWLAGWSKSDARVTTLVDAATRNDLNYRRGTELLRLDRTVEARREFATLVAEKQDDARVLYTLAMYFRDNNLYSLALECAEKIARLATAAGAPAAPRFLMTMRYPTYYADLVVAEAQKNQVDPLLYFALIRQESSFNPWVTSSADARGLGQVMPATGRGIAQALGVRNFTLDQLYLPFVSVRFGVWYFAQDLKTYNEPIYALAAYNAGAGRVKNWQRNDLDFAVEEIDIAETASYVRIVYTNWRQYQVLYK, encoded by the coding sequence ATGCGGAAACAAATTTTGTTCGTCCTCGTGGTGAGTGTCTTGCTCACCGCTTGCGGTACGTCTTCTTCACCGCAACCCACTCCGCCTCCCGATCCAACACTCGAATTCGTCATCGTCACGCCAACACCTGAACCTGCCGATGCGCCGACGCCGGTCTTTAGCTCTGATCCGTTCAACGATGGATTGGTCGCGCGGCGCAACGGCGATTACGCGCGCGCGATTGCCGCGTTCAATCTCGTGCTGGCGAGCAATCCCGCCGGCGATTTGAAAGCCGAAGCGCAATACCGCCTCGGCGAAGCGTACTGGCTTTACAACGACGACACGCGCGCGCTCACTGCGCTCACCACGTACTTGCAAGCGAATCCGAACGGCACGCGCGTCCCCGAAACGCGCTATCTGCTCGCGGACGCGTATCGCGCGAAAAAAGATTACGCGAACGCGCTCGAACAACTGCGAATCTACCGCGGTCTCACGCAAACGCTCATCGGCGACACGGACGCGACGATTGCCGACGTGATGGTGCTGGCAGGCGACGCGACGAGCGCGGTCGCGCAGTATGATCGCGCGTTGCTAGACACAACGCAATCCGCGGGTGCGCGCATCAACATGTTGATGCGCGTGGCGGATTTGCATCAAGGTCGCGGCGAACCGGCGCTGGCGGGGGCGCGGTACGACGCCGCACTTGCGCTCGCGAGTGATGCGCGCACACGCGCCGATTTGCTCCGCCGCGCCGGCGACGCGTACGCCGCCGCGAATAAGATTGATCTCGCGCTTGCGCGGTGGAACGACGCGCTAAAATATCCCGAACAGAACGCGGCGTATCAATCGCTCGTCAATCTCATCAATCGCGGGGCGCCGGTGGATGATTACACGCGCGGCATCGTGGATTATTACGCGGCGGCGTACGACGCGGCAATCGCCGCGCTGCAACGCGAACTCAAAGACGACTCGTCGCGCGCGGGCGAGGTGCGCTACTTTCTCGCGCGATCCCAGGTCGGCAAGGGCGCGTACTCGCAGGCAATCGCCGAGTACGACGCAATTCTCAAGAATTTGCCGAAGGATAAACGCGTGACGGACGCGTACCTGGGCAAAGCCGCCGCGTATGCCGCGATTGGCAAATTGGATGACGCGGTCGCGGTGTACAAAAAGTTTGCGGCGACGTTGCCGGACGATGCACTTGCCGATGACGCGTTGTGGCGCGCCGCGCTGTTGCTGGAGCGCGCCAAGCGGTACGGCGACGCGGCGCTCTTGTTCGAGCAGGTCCACGCGAAATTTCCGGCGCGCGAACGCGCGTCCGAAGCGTTGTTCTGGGCTGGAATGGATCATTATCGCGGCAAGGATTTCAAGACCGCGATGGCACGCTGGCAAACGATCACGAAGGAGTATGCCAAATCCAGCTTTTACGCGCGCGCATTATTCTGGCTCGGCAAGGCGGCGCAGACGCGCGGGCAGACTGCCGACGCGAAAAACTATTGGACGCAAGCCGCCGCGACGCCCGACAGTTACTATGCGTGGCGCGCGCGCGATCTGCTCAACCCGCCCAAGACAAACACATTTTACGATCTGGCGCGCTACGCGATGAACAATGACGCGTCGCGCGCCGAGTTCGAGCAATGGCTCGCCGGGTGGAGCAAGAGCGATGCGCGTGTGACAACCCTGGTCGACGCGGCGACGCGCAACGATTTGAATTATCGGCGCGGTACGGAATTGCTGCGCTTGGATCGCACGGTCGAGGCGCGGCGCGAGTTTGCGACGTTGGTCGCGGAAAAGCAGGATGACGCGCGCGTCTTGTACACGCTGGCGATGTATTTTCGCGATAATAATCTGTACTCGCTCGCGCTCGAATGCGCGGAAAAAATCGCGCGGCTGGCGACCGCGGCGGGCGCGCCCGCCGCGCCGCGTTTTCTGATGACGATGCGCTATCCGACGTACTATGCCGACCTCGTCGTCGCGGAGGCGCAAAAAAATCAAGTGGACCCGCTACTCTATTTCGCGCTCATTCGCCAAGAGAGCAGTTTCAATCCCTGGGTCACTTCGTCCGCGGACGCGCGTGGGCTGGGACAGGTCATGCCGGCGACGGGGCGCGGCATCGCGCAGGCGTTGGGCGTGCGGAATTTTACACTCGACCAGTTGTACTTGCCGTTTGTCAGCGTGCGCTTTGGCGTGTGGTATTTCGCGCAGGATTTGAAGACGTACAACGAACCGATCTACGCGCTCGCGGCGTACAATGCTGGGGCGGGGCGCGTCAAGAATTGGCAACGCAACGATCTCGATTTCGCGGTCGAAGAAATTGACATCGCGGAAACGGCGTCCTACGTGCGAATCGTCTACACCAACTGGCGACAGTATCAGGTGCTTTACAAATAG
- a CDS encoding HIT family protein — MQIAFEVKDDLARQLAAYAKQAGMTLEQFVASEIESRSGNVAALSDKTWMPRERWDALVRGEVCPLCDTLRETAVENPFGFTIADLSISRLRLVHNQFVRGYCVLICAKHVREPYELDDADRARFFDDVMRAARALDRAFQPVKLNYEILGNAIPHLHCHLKPRYYGDAAPSAPIYPDLAPVTLTPHEYGVSIRHIRAAL, encoded by the coding sequence ATGCAAATCGCTTTCGAAGTAAAGGATGACCTCGCGCGCCAACTTGCCGCGTACGCCAAGCAAGCTGGGATGACGCTGGAGCAATTCGTCGCGAGCGAAATCGAATCGCGCAGTGGGAACGTGGCGGCGCTTTCGGACAAGACATGGATGCCGCGCGAACGCTGGGACGCGCTTGTGCGCGGCGAGGTGTGTCCGCTGTGCGATACTCTGCGCGAGACGGCAGTGGAGAATCCGTTCGGCTTTACGATTGCCGATTTGAGCATCAGTCGTCTACGTCTTGTGCATAATCAATTCGTGCGCGGGTACTGCGTGTTGATCTGCGCCAAGCATGTGCGCGAACCGTACGAACTCGACGATGCCGACCGCGCGCGTTTCTTCGACGATGTGATGCGCGCGGCGCGCGCGCTCGACCGCGCGTTTCAACCGGTCAAGCTGAATTACGAAATCCTGGGCAATGCGATTCCGCATTTGCACTGCCATCTCAAGCCGCGTTATTACGGCGACGCCGCGCCCAGCGCGCCGATTTATCCCGACCTCGCGCCGGTCACGCTGACTCCGCACGAATACGGCGTCAGCATCCGGCATATTCGCGCCGCGTTGTGA
- a CDS encoding heme-binding protein → MQQFNSLGYAEAQLAIQTIQAEVTRRGKAVVIAVADPHGELIALARMDGAPLPSINIAMNKAFTAARKNEPTRDIGQRLRDPEKGFDIAYLGDPHYVGWGGGLPVRVNGELVGAVAVSGLPETEDMQVVALGVEAICKSLSK, encoded by the coding sequence ATGCAACAGTTCAACAGTCTGGGTTATGCCGAAGCGCAACTGGCGATCCAAACGATTCAAGCCGAGGTGACGCGCCGCGGCAAAGCCGTCGTCATCGCCGTCGCCGATCCGCACGGCGAACTCATCGCGCTCGCGCGCATGGACGGCGCGCCCTTGCCCTCGATCAACATCGCGATGAACAAGGCGTTCACCGCCGCGCGCAAAAACGAACCGACGCGCGACATTGGACAACGCTTGCGCGATCCGGAAAAAGGATTCGATATCGCGTACCTGGGTGATCCGCATTACGTTGGCTGGGGCGGCGGATTGCCCGTGCGCGTGAACGGCGAACTGGTCGGCGCAGTCGCGGTGAGCGGTTTGCCGGAAACTGAAGATATGCAAGTCGTCGCGCTCGGAGTGGAGGCGATATGCAAATCGCTTTCGAAGTAA